A portion of the Babylonia areolata isolate BAREFJ2019XMU chromosome 4, ASM4173473v1, whole genome shotgun sequence genome contains these proteins:
- the LOC143280851 gene encoding actin-histidine N-methyltransferase-like: protein MGRKNKKGGGGGAKAVPPSANGNKESAEPVQQTLSKSAKREITELVTQLLEICSKPPSSGAKELEDYPEIHGLVEKIRKIQSGLRPATVNREQAVPAFMEWLHKNGVDSSAVEIQSFPGYGLGLKANKDIKESDLLLKIPRALMMTVDSALKTPLGELIREDKILQVMPNVTLAMHLLVESKSPKSFWKPYLDILPDSYTTPLYFSPDELQHLKGSPTLGNSITQYRSVARQYAYFYRLLQKHAAASKLGINENFTFDDYRWAVSTVMTRQNLIPREDSSEKKTYGLIPLWDMCNHTNGIYSTDFDTESNCSLCYSQQDVAAGDQVFMFYGPRSNGEFLVHNGFVFPDNEHDRLCLKLGISKGDPLCDAKSEVLGKISLQTSRSFFLHCGECPVDGEMLAFLRIFTMDEETLMKKYTGDVSEETLNNLMELESPVSADNEEKVWGFLETRAALLLKAYPTSVKDDEDQLKQTDLPHPLVMALQLRLGEKKILQQTVSFASRRKLMAKEETVPGSET, encoded by the exons ATGGGACGAAAGAACAAaaagggcggagggggaggagcaaAAGCAGTGCCCCCATCTGCCAATGGCAATAAAGAATCTGCTGAACCAGTGCAGCAGACCTTGTCCAAGTCTGCCAAGAGAGAAATTACAGAACTGGTCACACAACTGTTAGAAA TCTGTTCAAAGCCACCATCTTCAGGAGCCAAGGAGCTTGAAGACTATCCAGAAATTCATGGCTTGGTTGAGAAAATTCGCAAAATTCAGTCAG GTCTTAGACCAGCGACTGTGAACAGAGAGCAAGCCGTACCTGCCTTTATGGAGTGGCTGCACAAAAATGGTGTTGACAGTTCAGCAGTGGAAATCCAAAGCTTTCCTGGCTATGGCCTGGGACTTAAAGCAAACAAGGACATCAAG GAATCAGATTTGTTGCTGAAAATTCCAAGGGCTTTGATGATGACTGTTGACAGTGCCTTGAAAACTCCATTGG GAGAGCTGATCAGAGAGGACAAGATCCTGCAGGTGATGCCCAATGTCACCTTGGCCATGCACCTGCTGGTGGAGTCCAAGTCGCCCAAGTCTTTCTGGAAACCATATCTGG ATATTCTACCAGATAGCTACACTACACCCCTGTACTTTTCACCAGATGAGCTTCAGCATCTGAAAGGATCACCCACTTTAG GCAACTCCATCACCCAGTACCGCAGCGTTGCCAGACAGTATGCTTACTTCTACAGACTGCTGCAGAAACATGCAGCAGCCTCCAAGCTGGGTATCAATGAAAACTTCACTTTTGATGATTACAG GTGGGCAGTGTCAACGGTGATGACAAGACAGAACCTGATTCCCAGAGAGGACAGCAGTGAAAAGAAAACGTATGGTCTCATTCCTCTTTGGGACATGTGCAACCACACCAATGGAATA tatTCTACTGATTTTGACACAGAGAGCAACTGCAGCCTGTGCTACTCTCAACAAGATGTGGCTGCAGGTGACCAG GTTTTCATGTTCTATGGCCCAAGATCCAACGGAGAGTTCCTGGTCCACAATGGTTTTGTCTTCCCAGACAATGAACATGATCGTCTTTGTCTCAAACTGG GTATCAGCAAAGGAGATCCTCTCTGTGACGCCAAATCTGAAGTTCTGGGGAAAATTTCACTTCAAAC GTCTCGGTCGTTTTTCCTTCACTGCGGAGAATGCCCAGTGGATGGGGAGATGTTAGCTTTCTTGCGCATTTTCACGATGGATGAAG AGACACTGATGAAGAAGTACACAGGGGACGTAAGTGAAGAGACCCTGAACAACCTGATGGAGTTGGAGAGCCCTGTGTCAGCCGACAATGAAGAGAAGGTGTGGGGGTTCTTGGAGACACGGGCGGCACTCCTCCTGAAAGCTTACCCCACCTCTGTGAAG GACGATGAAGATCAGCTGAAGCAGACAGATCTCCCACACCCACTTGTCATGGCACTGCAGCTGAGACTGGGAGAGAAGAAGATTCTGCAGCAGACTGTTTCTTTTGCTTCCCGGCGAAAACTGATGGCTAAAGAAGAAACTGTCCCTGGAAGTGAAACTTGA